In Streptomyces longhuiensis, the following proteins share a genomic window:
- a CDS encoding isoprenyl transferase, with protein sequence MARRGILGRSRREYKTPEPHPTGARPPKIPGELVPEHVAIVMDGNGRWAKERGLPRTEGHKVGAERVMDVLQGAIEMGVGAISLYAFSTENWKRSPDEVRFLMNFNRDFIRKTRDQLDELGVRVRWVGRMPKLWKSVAQELEISQEQTKGNDKLTLYFCMNYGGRAEIADAAQAIAEDVKAGRLDPSKVSEKTFAKYLYYPDMPDVDLFLRPSGEQRTSNYLLWQSAYAEMVFQDVLWPDFDRRDLWRACLEYASRDRRFGGAIPNEEQIANS encoded by the coding sequence ATGGCACGTCGCGGAATCCTCGGACGGTCCCGCCGTGAGTACAAGACGCCCGAACCGCACCCGACGGGCGCGCGGCCGCCGAAGATCCCCGGCGAGCTGGTGCCGGAGCACGTCGCCATCGTGATGGACGGCAACGGCCGGTGGGCGAAGGAGCGCGGGCTGCCGCGCACGGAGGGCCACAAGGTCGGCGCCGAGCGGGTCATGGACGTCCTCCAGGGCGCCATCGAGATGGGCGTCGGCGCGATCTCGCTCTACGCCTTCTCCACGGAGAACTGGAAGCGCTCGCCCGACGAGGTCCGCTTCCTCATGAACTTCAACCGCGACTTCATCCGCAAGACCCGCGACCAGCTCGACGAGCTGGGCGTACGGGTGCGCTGGGTGGGCCGCATGCCCAAGCTGTGGAAGTCGGTCGCCCAGGAGCTGGAGATCTCCCAGGAGCAGACCAAGGGCAACGACAAGCTGACCCTGTACTTCTGCATGAACTACGGCGGCCGCGCCGAGATCGCGGACGCCGCGCAGGCCATCGCCGAGGACGTGAAGGCGGGCCGCCTCGACCCGTCGAAGGTCAGCGAGAAGACCTTCGCGAAGTACCTCTACTACCCGGACATGCCGGACGTCGACCTGTTCCTGCGCCCCAGCGGCGAGCAGCGCACCTCCAACTACCTGCTGTGGCAGAGCGCTTACGCCGAGATGGTCTTCCAGGACGTCCTGTGGCCCGACTTCGACCGCCGTGACCTGTGGCGCGCCTGCCTCGAGTACGCCTCCCGGGACCGCCGCTTCGGCGGAGCCATCCCGAACGAGGAACAGATCGCCAACAGCTGA
- the recO gene encoding DNA repair protein RecO — MSLFRDDGIVLRTQKLGEADRIITLLTRNHGRVRAVARGVRRTKSKFGARLEPFSHVDVQFFARGSELIGRGLPLCTQSETIAPYGGGIVSDYARYTAGTAMLETAERFTDHEGEPAVQQYLLLVGGLRTLSRGEHEPHLVLDAFLLRSLAVNGYAPSFGDCAKCGLPGPNRFFSVGAGGSVCVDCRVPGSVVPSPQALVLLGALLTGDWETADACEARFVREGSGLVSAYLHWHLERGLRSLRYVEKS, encoded by the coding sequence ATGAGTCTCTTCCGCGACGACGGCATCGTGCTGCGCACCCAGAAGCTGGGCGAGGCGGACCGCATCATCACGCTGCTCACCCGCAACCACGGGCGCGTACGCGCCGTGGCCCGTGGTGTGCGGCGCACCAAATCCAAGTTCGGCGCCCGGCTCGAACCGTTCTCGCACGTCGACGTGCAGTTCTTCGCGCGGGGCAGCGAGCTGATCGGGCGCGGGCTGCCCCTGTGCACCCAGAGCGAGACCATCGCCCCCTACGGCGGCGGCATCGTCAGCGACTACGCCCGCTACACCGCCGGCACCGCCATGCTGGAGACCGCCGAGCGCTTCACCGACCACGAGGGCGAGCCGGCCGTCCAGCAGTACCTGCTCCTGGTGGGCGGACTGCGGACCCTCTCCAGAGGCGAGCACGAACCCCACCTCGTCCTCGACGCCTTCCTGCTGCGCTCCCTCGCCGTGAACGGCTACGCCCCGAGTTTCGGCGACTGCGCCAAGTGCGGCCTCCCGGGCCCCAACCGCTTCTTCTCCGTCGGCGCGGGCGGCTCGGTTTGCGTCGACTGCCGGGTACCGGGCAGCGTCGTACCCTCACCGCAGGCCCTCGTCCTCCTCGGCGCGCTGCTGACCGGCGACTGGGAGACGGCGGACGCGTGCGAGGCACGCTTCGTGAGAGAGGGCAGCGGACTGGTGTCGGCGTATCTGCACTGGCACCTGGAGCGCGGACTGCGCTCCCTGCGTTACGTAGAGAAAAGCTAG
- a CDS encoding recombination protein O N-terminal domain-containing protein: MSLFRDDGIVLRTQKLGEADRIMLFPSGERPPYPWPEPRGGAR; this comes from the coding sequence ATGAGCCTGTTCCGCGACGACGGCATCGTGCTGCGCACCCAGAAGCTGGGTGAAGCGGACCGCATCATGCTGTTCCCTTCCGGGGAGCGCCCCCCGTACCCCTGGCCGGAACCCCGCGGGGGCGCGCGATGA
- a CDS encoding FadR/GntR family transcriptional regulator, producing MRRMSEEPRNPAIRHRRVSQQVQRAVTQLILDRGLRPGELLPTEAELMESLGVSRNSVRESLKALQALDIVEIRHGYGTYVGQASLTPLADGLTFRTLLRPASDAHALAEILQVREILEEGLIRRVAAAPLPAEILDRLDDIVRKMAAAGQADEPFADLDRDFHETLYRSLGNELIPQLLGAFWHVFDRVAGARSWSSDPDPDVTVSRHRDIVTALRAQDAAGAQRAMAHHFRGIEARAEQETRGVE from the coding sequence ATGCGGCGCATGTCTGAGGAGCCCAGGAACCCGGCGATACGGCACCGCCGTGTCAGCCAGCAGGTACAGCGCGCGGTCACACAGCTCATCCTGGACAGAGGGCTGCGACCCGGCGAACTGCTGCCCACCGAGGCCGAGTTGATGGAGTCGCTCGGCGTCAGCAGAAACTCCGTACGCGAGTCCCTCAAGGCCCTCCAGGCACTCGACATCGTCGAGATCAGACACGGCTACGGCACCTACGTCGGCCAGGCCTCCCTCACCCCGCTCGCCGACGGCCTCACCTTCCGCACCCTGCTGCGGCCCGCCTCCGACGCGCACGCCCTCGCCGAGATCCTCCAGGTCCGCGAGATCCTCGAGGAAGGCCTGATCCGCAGGGTCGCCGCGGCCCCGCTCCCGGCGGAGATCCTCGACCGCCTCGACGACATCGTCCGGAAGATGGCCGCCGCGGGCCAGGCCGACGAACCCTTCGCCGACCTCGACAGGGACTTCCACGAAACCCTCTACCGCTCGCTGGGCAACGAGCTGATCCCGCAGCTGCTCGGCGCGTTCTGGCACGTCTTCGACCGCGTCGCCGGCGCGCGCTCCTGGTCCAGCGACCCCGACCCCGACGTCACCGTCAGCCGCCACCGCGACATCGTCACCGCCCTGCGCGCCCAGGACGCGGCAGGCGCGCAGCGGGCCATGGCGCATCACTTCCGGGGCATCGAGGCACGCGCGGAACAGGAGACGAGAGGCGTCGAGTGA
- a CDS encoding ABC transporter substrate-binding protein, which produces MSDHEPTGRRSFLKYTGALGAAAAISTSLSACSSGPKSTNDTGGGKGGGSSLTAVIGYGNDGSWDPTQTASAFAMAGNQHIYEGLLDTDPITREPYAALATKVPTDAELATTSWKFTLREGAKWHDGKPVTADDVVFVFDRILDPGTQSLAKGFFESWLKEVRKTGDDSVELVLKFPFPDGAARLTLAKIMPKHVFSKPGAWDDATKGKAVGSGPYRQTSHQPKTNTTFEAFADYNGPRKASFKKMNWLTIVDAAPRVAKISGGSADAQIADNIPYANITQLKKGGLTVEGGAGMNNLFLMFNTAHKPFDDVRVRQALHYAIDKQKMIEVALKGHGKGASSFLNEGNPDHRPAKTVYDYDPEKAKKLLKDAGVSGLSVSLMSVNVSWIMDCLPTIKASWDAIGVKTTLDPQETTAVFTKMDQKKDYQVVAAASNPNQFGLDADLIMHYNYGPSNLWMGYARWAGSSDAKHLFKLMDQATREPDPAKKKTMIQEYIDIVAEQAVLYPVVHNELMTAWDPKKITGVQAQPYPGINVLKAKPA; this is translated from the coding sequence ATGAGCGACCACGAGCCGACCGGCCGCCGATCCTTCCTCAAGTACACCGGCGCCCTCGGCGCGGCCGCTGCCATCTCCACCTCCCTGTCGGCCTGTTCGTCCGGGCCCAAGTCCACCAACGACACGGGCGGCGGCAAAGGCGGCGGATCCTCGCTGACCGCCGTCATCGGGTACGGCAACGACGGAAGCTGGGACCCGACGCAGACCGCGTCGGCCTTCGCCATGGCCGGCAACCAGCACATCTACGAGGGTCTCCTCGACACCGACCCGATCACGCGCGAGCCGTACGCGGCGCTCGCCACGAAGGTGCCGACGGACGCCGAACTGGCCACCACCTCCTGGAAGTTCACCCTGCGCGAGGGCGCCAAGTGGCACGACGGGAAGCCCGTCACGGCGGACGACGTGGTGTTCGTCTTCGACCGGATCCTCGACCCGGGCACGCAGTCGCTCGCCAAGGGCTTCTTCGAGAGCTGGCTCAAGGAGGTCAGGAAGACGGGTGACGACTCCGTCGAGCTGGTCCTCAAGTTCCCGTTCCCGGACGGGGCCGCGCGGCTGACCCTCGCCAAGATCATGCCGAAGCACGTGTTCTCGAAGCCGGGCGCCTGGGACGACGCGACCAAGGGCAAGGCGGTGGGCTCGGGCCCGTACCGGCAGACCTCGCACCAGCCGAAGACGAACACCACCTTCGAGGCGTTCGCGGACTACAACGGGCCGCGCAAGGCGTCGTTCAAGAAGATGAACTGGCTGACCATCGTCGACGCGGCGCCCCGCGTCGCGAAGATCTCCGGTGGCAGCGCGGACGCGCAGATCGCGGACAACATCCCGTACGCCAACATCACGCAGCTGAAGAAGGGCGGCCTCACCGTCGAGGGCGGGGCCGGGATGAACAACCTCTTCCTGATGTTCAACACCGCGCACAAGCCGTTCGACGACGTGCGGGTACGTCAGGCCCTGCACTACGCCATCGACAAGCAGAAGATGATCGAGGTGGCGCTCAAGGGGCACGGGAAGGGCGCGAGTTCGTTCCTGAACGAGGGCAACCCCGACCACCGGCCGGCGAAGACGGTGTACGACTACGACCCCGAGAAGGCGAAGAAGCTCCTCAAGGACGCCGGGGTCAGCGGGCTCTCGGTCTCCCTGATGTCCGTCAACGTCTCATGGATCATGGACTGTCTGCCGACGATCAAGGCGTCGTGGGACGCGATCGGCGTGAAGACCACGCTCGACCCGCAGGAGACCACGGCCGTCTTCACGAAGATGGACCAGAAGAAGGACTACCAGGTCGTGGCGGCCGCCTCGAACCCCAACCAGTTCGGGCTCGACGCCGACCTGATCATGCATTACAACTACGGCCCCTCGAACCTGTGGATGGGCTACGCGCGCTGGGCGGGCAGCTCCGACGCCAAGCACCTCTTCAAGCTGATGGACCAGGCCACGCGCGAGCCGGACCCGGCGAAGAAGAAGACGATGATCCAGGAGTACATCGACATCGTCGCCGAGCAGGCCGTGCTCTACCCGGTCGTGCACAACGAGCTGATGACGGCCTGGGACCCGAAGAAGATCACCGGTGTGCAGGCGCAGCCCTATCCCGGGATCAACGTGCTCAAGGCCAAGCCCGCGTAA
- a CDS encoding ABC transporter permease: MVVIARILARRLVLLVPLLLGIVLFVFLVMRFSDSDPASAFFQGANPTPQQLHDFRERNGLLDPLPVRYFHFVGDLVRGDMGVSALTRQPVVDQVTTALPLTLQLTFLGLAVAVVVSLVLGVTAAIHRDRLLDQIIRVVSLTGVAAPGFWLALLMIQYLAVGQGWFPTGGYINPADSFTGWLKCMTLPALSLSLPVAAQLTRIVRTAVVEELDKDYVRTAIGSGLPPVVVVGRNVLRNALINPLTVLGLRVGYLLGGAVVTETIFSLPGMGKLMIDAVKNGDPAVVQGVVLTTAVGFVVVNLAIDILYLMVNPRLRGAQS; encoded by the coding sequence GTGGTCGTGATCGCCAGAATTCTGGCCCGCCGCCTGGTCCTGCTCGTGCCGCTGCTGCTCGGCATCGTCCTGTTCGTGTTTCTCGTGATGCGGTTCTCGGACAGCGATCCGGCGTCGGCGTTCTTCCAGGGCGCCAATCCGACGCCGCAGCAGCTGCACGACTTCCGGGAGCGCAACGGGCTGCTCGATCCGCTGCCCGTGCGGTACTTCCACTTCGTGGGCGATCTCGTCCGGGGCGACATGGGCGTCAGCGCCCTGACCCGGCAGCCGGTGGTCGACCAGGTGACCACCGCGCTGCCGCTGACGCTGCAGCTGACGTTCCTCGGCCTCGCGGTCGCGGTCGTCGTGTCCCTGGTGCTCGGTGTCACGGCCGCCATCCACCGCGACCGGCTCCTCGACCAGATCATCCGCGTCGTGTCGCTGACGGGCGTGGCGGCGCCCGGGTTCTGGCTGGCGCTGCTGATGATCCAGTATCTGGCGGTCGGGCAGGGCTGGTTCCCGACCGGCGGCTACATCAACCCGGCGGACTCCTTCACGGGCTGGCTCAAGTGCATGACGCTCCCGGCGCTCTCGCTGTCCCTGCCCGTCGCGGCGCAGCTGACGCGCATCGTGCGTACGGCGGTGGTCGAGGAGCTGGACAAGGACTACGTCCGTACGGCGATCGGCAGCGGGCTGCCGCCGGTCGTCGTGGTGGGGCGCAACGTGCTGCGCAACGCCCTGATCAATCCGCTGACCGTGCTCGGACTGCGGGTCGGCTATCTGCTGGGCGGGGCGGTCGTCACGGAGACGATCTTCTCCCTGCCGGGGATGGGGAAGCTGATGATCGACGCGGTGAAGAACGGTGACCCGGCGGTCGTCCAGGGGGTCGTCCTCACGACGGCCGTCGGGTTCGTCGTCGTCAACCTCGCCATCGACATCCTGTATCTGATGGTCAACCCGCGGCTCAGGGGGGCGCAGAGCTAG
- a CDS encoding dipeptide/oligopeptide/nickel ABC transporter permease/ATP-binding protein, producing the protein MVTSRRALAEALSRPGIRLRSLRRLPVLSRIAVAVVAVVVLMALFAPLLAPHDPLDQQSQTDGTGHPSGSHWMGQDSLGRDILSRLMYGARWSLAIGLGATLLALVVGAVLGAIAATSRKAVDETLMRCLDVVMAFPGIALAAVLVAVFGGGIPVLICAIAFLFTPPVARVVRANVLDQYGEDYVTAERVIGARTPHIVLRHVAVNCAAPVLVFCTVQVAEAIVFEASLSFIGAGVRPPDPSWGSVIADGKNMVLIGGWWATVFPGLLMLLTVLALNVLSEGVSDAWAAPAARDVSGVEADRLEAPKPGSGTVLELPGLTEAATRLRSRARPLPEGDPVLQVTDLAIGFDARHGGVDIVDGITFDVRPGEVLGLVGESGCGKSLTALTVMGLEPTGARIRGRVTFDGQELIGRSMGARRRLLGHDMAMIYQDALSSLNPAMTVRSQLKQVVRRGGRRTPAELLSLVGLDPERTLRSYPHELSGGQRQRVLIAMALSRSPKLIVADEPTTALDVTVQAQVIELLLRLREELGFALILVSHDLALVADVTDRVVVMYGGQIVETGVTADLVEAPTHHYTRGLLGSVLSLETAADRLTQIRGVVPSPADFPAGCRFADRCPMASEVCRTTAPDLLGGRRHASACHHPAVVPPPTVPAPRGSEALK; encoded by the coding sequence ATGGTCACCTCCCGCAGAGCGCTCGCCGAGGCGCTGTCCCGGCCGGGCATCCGGCTGCGCTCCCTGCGCCGGCTGCCCGTCCTGTCCCGGATCGCGGTCGCCGTCGTCGCGGTCGTCGTCCTCATGGCGCTGTTCGCGCCGCTGCTCGCACCCCATGACCCGCTCGACCAGCAGTCGCAGACCGACGGCACCGGGCACCCGTCGGGCAGTCACTGGATGGGCCAGGACAGCCTGGGCCGCGACATCCTCAGCCGGCTGATGTACGGGGCGCGCTGGTCGCTGGCCATCGGGCTCGGCGCGACGCTGCTCGCGCTGGTGGTGGGCGCGGTGCTCGGCGCGATCGCGGCGACGTCGCGCAAGGCGGTCGACGAGACGCTGATGCGCTGCCTCGACGTCGTGATGGCGTTCCCCGGGATCGCTCTCGCGGCCGTCCTCGTCGCCGTGTTCGGCGGCGGCATCCCCGTACTCATCTGCGCGATCGCGTTCCTGTTCACTCCGCCGGTCGCCCGTGTCGTACGGGCCAACGTGCTCGACCAGTACGGCGAGGACTACGTGACGGCCGAGCGGGTCATCGGAGCGCGCACGCCGCACATCGTGCTGCGGCACGTGGCGGTCAACTGCGCGGCGCCGGTCCTGGTGTTCTGCACGGTGCAGGTCGCGGAGGCCATCGTCTTCGAGGCGTCGCTCTCGTTCATCGGGGCGGGGGTCCGGCCGCCCGACCCGTCCTGGGGCAGTGTCATCGCGGACGGCAAGAACATGGTCCTGATCGGGGGCTGGTGGGCGACCGTCTTCCCCGGCCTGCTGATGCTGCTCACGGTGCTCGCGCTCAACGTCCTGTCCGAGGGCGTGTCCGACGCGTGGGCCGCGCCCGCCGCGCGCGACGTGTCCGGCGTGGAGGCGGACCGTCTCGAAGCGCCGAAGCCCGGCAGCGGCACCGTCCTCGAACTGCCCGGCCTCACCGAGGCCGCCACCCGGCTGAGGTCCCGTGCCCGGCCCCTGCCCGAGGGTGACCCCGTCCTCCAGGTCACCGATCTCGCGATCGGCTTCGACGCGCGGCACGGTGGCGTGGACATCGTCGACGGCATCACGTTCGACGTGCGGCCCGGTGAGGTCCTCGGCCTGGTCGGCGAGTCGGGGTGCGGCAAGTCGCTGACCGCGCTGACCGTGATGGGGCTCGAACCCACGGGCGCGCGGATCCGCGGCCGGGTCACCTTCGACGGCCAGGAGCTGATCGGCCGCTCGATGGGCGCCAGGCGCCGGCTCCTCGGCCACGACATGGCGATGATCTACCAGGACGCCCTGTCGTCCCTGAACCCGGCGATGACCGTGCGCTCCCAGCTCAAGCAGGTCGTCCGCCGCGGTGGCCGGCGCACCCCGGCCGAGCTGCTCTCCCTCGTCGGCCTCGACCCCGAGCGGACCCTGCGCAGCTATCCGCACGAGCTGTCGGGCGGCCAGCGCCAGCGCGTCCTGATCGCGATGGCCCTGTCGCGCAGCCCCAAGCTGATCGTCGCCGACGAGCCGACGACCGCGCTCGACGTGACCGTGCAGGCGCAGGTCATCGAGCTGCTGCTGCGGCTGCGCGAGGAGCTGGGCTTCGCGCTGATCCTCGTCTCGCACGACCTGGCGCTCGTCGCCGACGTCACGGACCGGGTGGTCGTGATGTACGGCGGGCAGATCGTGGAGACGGGCGTGACGGCGGACCTCGTCGAGGCGCCCACCCACCACTACACGCGCGGGCTGCTCGGCTCGGTCCTCTCGCTGGAGACGGCGGCGGACCGGCTGACGCAGATCAGGGGCGTCGTGCCGTCACCGGCCGACTTCCCCGCGGGCTGCCGGTTCGCCGACCGGTGCCCGATGGCGAGCGAGGTGTGCCGGACGACGGCGCCCGACCTGCTCGGCGGCCGGCGGCACGCGTCGGCCTGTCACCATCCGGCGGTGGTCCCGCCGCCCACGGTTCCGGCTCCCCGGGGAAGCGAGGCTCTGAAGTGA
- a CDS encoding oligopeptide/dipeptide ABC transporter ATP-binding protein, with product MTDPVVELRDAHVVHRARSGGLFARDRVYALTGADLSVARGETVGVVGESGCGKSTLAKVLVGVQRPTSGTVVVDGHDLWTMKPGERRATVGEGVGMIFQDPSTALNRRLTARQILRDPLDVHRRGTPATRAERVRELMSLVGLPGALAGALPGQLSGGQRQRVAIARALALEPALVVADEPTSALDVSVRAQILNLLLDLKERLGLALVFVSHDIQTVRRMSDRVITMYLGRIVEESPSDDVLDRARHPYTRALFSATPGLLDPIDPIPLVGPVPSATRPPSGCPFRTRCWKADEVCAEAMPEFEPGGEGHRFRCHHPVREGQSTHELVQEIS from the coding sequence GTGACGGATCCCGTGGTCGAGTTGAGGGATGCCCACGTGGTGCACCGGGCCCGCTCCGGCGGCCTGTTCGCCCGCGACCGAGTGTACGCCCTGACCGGGGCCGACCTGTCCGTGGCGCGCGGCGAGACGGTCGGCGTGGTCGGCGAGTCGGGCTGCGGCAAGTCGACGCTCGCCAAGGTCCTCGTGGGGGTGCAGCGCCCGACGTCCGGCACGGTCGTCGTGGACGGCCACGACCTGTGGACCATGAAGCCGGGCGAGCGGCGCGCCACCGTCGGCGAGGGCGTCGGCATGATCTTCCAGGATCCGTCGACGGCCCTGAACCGGCGCCTGACCGCCCGCCAGATCCTGCGCGACCCCCTCGACGTCCACCGCCGCGGCACACCCGCCACACGCGCGGAACGCGTACGGGAGCTGATGTCCCTGGTCGGACTGCCGGGCGCGCTCGCCGGGGCGCTGCCCGGGCAGTTGTCGGGCGGGCAGCGCCAGCGCGTGGCGATCGCCCGCGCCCTCGCCCTCGAACCCGCGCTGGTCGTGGCGGACGAGCCGACGAGCGCGCTCGACGTGTCGGTGCGGGCGCAGATCCTGAATCTGCTGCTCGACCTCAAGGAACGCCTCGGCCTCGCCCTCGTGTTCGTCTCGCACGACATCCAGACCGTGCGGCGCATGAGCGACCGCGTGATCACGATGTATCTGGGCCGGATCGTGGAGGAGTCGCCGTCGGACGACGTGCTCGACCGGGCCAGGCACCCGTACACCCGTGCGCTGTTCTCGGCGACGCCCGGGCTGCTCGACCCGATCGACCCGATCCCGCTGGTCGGCCCGGTGCCGTCGGCGACGCGTCCGCCGAGCGGCTGCCCGTTCCGTACGCGGTGCTGGAAGGCCGACGAGGTGTGCGCGGAGGCGATGCCGGAGTTCGAGCCGGGCGGTGAGGGGCATCGGTTCCGCTGTCACCATCCCGTGCGCGAGGGCCAGTCCACGCACGAACTCGTCCAGGAGATCTCATGA
- a CDS encoding dihydrodipicolinate synthase family protein, whose amino-acid sequence MTPHTPLTGVVPPVCTPLTPDHEVDVGSLVRLVDHLVAGGVDGLFVLGSSSEAAFLPDRHRKVVVDTVVGHVAGQLPVLAGAIDMATLRVLDHARTAAEAGADAIVATAPFYTRTHPAEIARHFRLLAQRCGLPVFAYDLPVSVHSKLGADLVLDLAADGTLAGLKDSSGDEGAFREVVVGARSRTDITGFSVLTGSELTVDSALAMGADGVVPGLGNVDPAGYARLYAYCRAGDRERARVEQERLCALFRMVRVGDPARMGGSSSALGAFKAALYLRGVIDCPLTADPQIPLSEEEIERVGKFLAAAGLL is encoded by the coding sequence ATGACGCCACACACCCCGCTGACCGGAGTCGTCCCGCCCGTCTGCACCCCCCTGACCCCGGACCACGAGGTGGACGTCGGCTCTCTCGTGCGCCTCGTCGACCACCTCGTCGCGGGTGGCGTCGACGGGCTCTTCGTGCTCGGCTCCTCCAGCGAGGCGGCCTTCCTGCCCGACCGGCACCGCAAAGTGGTCGTCGACACCGTCGTGGGTCATGTCGCCGGTCAGCTGCCCGTCCTGGCCGGGGCGATCGACATGGCGACCCTGCGCGTCCTCGACCACGCCCGTACGGCGGCGGAGGCGGGCGCGGACGCGATCGTCGCCACGGCGCCCTTCTACACGCGCACCCACCCGGCCGAGATCGCCCGCCACTTCCGGCTCCTGGCCCAGCGGTGCGGCCTGCCGGTGTTCGCCTACGACCTGCCGGTGTCGGTGCACTCCAAGCTGGGCGCCGACCTCGTCCTCGACCTGGCCGCAGACGGGACGCTCGCCGGCCTGAAGGACTCCAGCGGTGACGAGGGCGCGTTCCGCGAGGTCGTCGTCGGCGCGCGCTCCCGCACCGACATCACGGGGTTCAGCGTCCTGACCGGGTCCGAGCTGACCGTGGACTCGGCGCTCGCGATGGGTGCGGACGGGGTGGTGCCGGGCCTCGGGAACGTCGATCCGGCCGGCTACGCGCGGCTGTACGCGTACTGCCGGGCCGGTGACCGGGAGCGGGCGCGGGTCGAGCAGGAGCGGCTGTGTGCGCTGTTCCGGATGGTGCGGGTGGGGGATCCGGCGCGGATGGGCGGGAGCTCGTCCGCGCTCGGGGCGTTCAAGGCGGCCCTGTATCTGCGGGGCGTGATCGACTGCCCGCTGACGGCGGATCCGCAGATCCCGCTGTCCGAGGAGGAGATCGAGCGGGTGGGGAAGTTCCTCGCGGCGGCGGGGCTGCTGTAG
- a CDS encoding response regulator: protein MTGAQPVRVLLADDQTLVRAAFAMLVESAPDMEVVGQAGTGREAVEQARTHRADLIVMDIRMPDLDGIEATRLLAADEDLAGVKVLMLTTYDTDEHVVEALRAGASGFLVKDTKPAELLDAIRTVAAGESLLSPGPTARLIARVLRAPAEPGPVPPGLAALTDRERQVLTLVARGLTNTEAAEVLGLSPLTAKTHVSRIMGKLGARDRAQLVIVAYESGLIEPGGA, encoded by the coding sequence GTGACCGGGGCCCAGCCCGTGCGCGTACTTCTCGCCGACGACCAGACCCTCGTGCGGGCCGCGTTCGCGATGCTCGTCGAGTCCGCGCCCGACATGGAGGTCGTCGGCCAGGCCGGTACCGGCCGCGAGGCCGTGGAACAGGCCCGCACGCACCGTGCCGACCTGATCGTCATGGACATCCGCATGCCCGACCTCGACGGCATCGAGGCGACCCGCCTGCTCGCCGCCGACGAGGACCTCGCGGGAGTCAAGGTCCTGATGCTGACGACGTACGACACCGACGAACACGTCGTCGAGGCGCTGCGGGCGGGCGCGTCCGGGTTCCTCGTCAAGGACACCAAGCCGGCCGAACTCCTCGACGCCATCCGTACCGTGGCCGCCGGCGAGTCCCTGCTGTCGCCCGGCCCCACGGCCCGCCTGATCGCCCGCGTCCTGCGCGCCCCGGCCGAACCCGGGCCCGTCCCGCCCGGCCTCGCCGCGCTCACCGACCGCGAGCGCCAGGTCCTGACCCTCGTGGCGCGCGGCCTCACCAACACGGAGGCGGCCGAGGTCCTCGGCCTCAGCCCTCTCACGGCGAAGACGCACGTGAGCCGCATCATGGGCAAGCTGGGCGCGCGCGACCGGGCCCAACTCGTCATCGTGGCCTACGAGTCGGGCCTGATCGAGCCGGGAGGCGCCTGA